Within Azoarcus sp. DD4, the genomic segment GGTGCGGTCACGATGGCGGCGGGGCGCGGGGTGAGGCCGAAAGTGGCGAACTTGTCGGTGTCGCGCCCCGACCGGTTGCCACAGCCGACCACCGCGTCGGCCAGGTCCACGGTGGGGATGGCGATCACGCATTCGCCGCTGGCGACGAGGTTGGCGTGGCTGTAGTCGCGGTCGCTGAGCACGACGCCGACCAGCGGCGGTTCGAATTCCAGCATCGTGTGCCACGACAGGGTCATGACGTTGGGAACGCCGCCGCGGCTGGTGGCGAGCAGCACCACCGGGCCGGGTTCGAGCAGGCCGTAAACCCTGGAAAGCGGGAAGCTGCGTTTCGCCATGGTCCTTCTC encodes:
- a CDS encoding flavin reductase family protein, with the protein product MAKRSFPLSRVYGLLEPGPVVLLATSRGGVPNVMTLSWHTMLEFEPPLVGVVLSDRDYSHANLVASGECVIAIPTVDLADAVVGCGNRSGRDTDKFATFGLTPRPAAIVTAPLIAECQANLECRVADTTLVARYGFFVLEVLKAWMDPARRGQQTLHHRGYGRFMVAGNTIRLPSRMR